Proteins from a genomic interval of Sphingomonas sp. Y38-1Y:
- the lptB gene encoding LPS export ABC transporter ATP-binding protein — translation MDDVTTIEAVPTVVEVPSDTGLAVVSIAKAYDKRVVLTDVSMNVARGEVVGLLGPNGAGKTTSFYSVMGLVKPDSGRIMLDGEDITALPMYRRAILGLGYLPQETSIFRGLTVEKNISAVLELAEPDKAARQAKLDRLLDEFGLTRLRDAPAMALSGGERRRAEIARALAADPSIMLLDEPFAGIDPISIADIRDLVKDLKQRDIGVLITDHNVRETLEIVDRAYIIYDGRVLFTGSPAELVADANVRRLYLGESFSL, via the coding sequence ATGGACGACGTCACCACGATCGAGGCCGTGCCGACCGTCGTCGAAGTGCCCAGCGACACCGGGCTGGCGGTCGTTTCCATTGCCAAGGCGTATGACAAGCGCGTCGTCCTGACCGACGTGTCGATGAACGTCGCGCGCGGCGAGGTGGTCGGGTTGCTCGGCCCCAACGGTGCGGGCAAAACGACGAGTTTCTATTCGGTCATGGGCTTGGTGAAGCCCGATTCGGGCCGCATCATGCTGGATGGCGAGGACATCACCGCGCTGCCGATGTATCGCCGCGCGATCCTGGGCCTCGGCTATCTTCCGCAGGAAACGTCGATCTTCCGCGGGCTGACGGTCGAGAAGAACATCTCCGCCGTGCTCGAACTCGCCGAGCCCGACAAGGCCGCGCGCCAGGCCAAGCTCGACCGGCTGCTCGACGAGTTCGGCCTGACCCGCCTGCGCGATGCGCCCGCAATGGCGTTGTCGGGCGGTGAGCGCCGCCGCGCTGAGATCGCCCGCGCGCTCGCCGCCGACCCGTCGATCATGCTGCTCGACGAGCCGTTCGCGGGCATCGATCCCATCTCGATCGCCGACATCCGCGACCTGGTGAAGGATCTGAAGCAACGCGACATCGGCGTGCTCATCACCGACCATAATGTGCGCGAGACGCTGGAAATCGTCGATCGTGCGTACATCATCTACGACGGCCGCGTGCTGTTCACGGGCAGCCCCGCCGAACTCGTCGCAGACGCCAATGTCCGCCGCCTGTACCTGGGCGAGAGCTTCTCGCTGTAG